The genome window AACTGTTTCAGTTCGGCATCATGGGGCACGTTTATGCAAAATACATTCTCGGCATGGAGGAACCCGGTGTCGGCCTGTTGAGCATCGGCGAAGAAGACGGTAAAGGCAACGAAGTCACCAAGGAAACATTCCGCTGGCTTTCCAAGTCGCACATTCGATTCATCGGCAACGTGGAAGCCAAGGAAGTGTACCGGGGCAACGCAGACGTCATCGTGTGCGACGGTTTCACCGGCAACGTGGCGTTGAAGATCAGCGAAAGCCTGGCCGAGATGATCGGCAAAAATTTAAAGACCCTGTTTACCAGCGGCATCGTGCCGAAGATCGGCTACCTGATGCTCAAGGGACGGCTCCGCGAATTCAAAAAGTCGGTGGACTATTCGGAGAAGGGCGGCGCACCGCTCTTGGGCGTCAACGGCGTGGTCATCATCGCCCATGGCAGTTCCAGCGCCAAAGCCATCAAGAACGCCATCCTGCGTGCCCACGAGTTCGTGGAAAAAAAAGTGAATCAGCATATCCGCGAAGACATCGAATACAATCTGGACAGCAAAGGTTCGTTCTGGCAGCACATCAAGGAGATTGTGGCAGGTCATGACGAAAACGGTGGCGTGCCTCATAAGGCCGAGCCTTCCCCGGTTGAGGACGATATCGATACAGACACCGAAGAAATCGAAACGACGGAAGATAAGAAGCCCACTGAAGAGCCGGAAAAGTAACTCTTACCCGGCGTACTGAAACCTTTCCTAATCTATGAACGCACGATCACCTTTTCAAGCGGAGTTGGCAGGGACCGGTATGTATCTGCCGGAGAACATTGTCACCAACCGCGACCTTGAAAAAACCCTCGATACCACCGACGAATGGATCCGTGCACGGACCGGTATTGCTGAACGACGCATCGCCCGCAAGGATGAGTCGGCGTCCTCCATGGGGATCGCCGCGTCCCACATGGCGTTGCAGGCGGCAGGCCTGAAAGCCGCGGATCTCGACATGATCATCGTCTGCACTTCCACGCCGGATGTCATTTATCCCGCTACCGCCTGCTTCGTCCAAAAAGAACTGGGAGCGGAGAAGGCCGCCGCTTACGACATCTCCGCGGTCTGCTCCGGATTCGTGTTCGGCCTGTCCATCGCCGAGCAGTACATCAAAAGCGGACGTTATGAGCACATCCTCATCATCGGCACCGAAGTCAACTCGCGCATCATGGACTGGACCGACCGCACCACCTGCGTTCTGTTTGGAGACGGTGCGGGGGCGGCCATCCTGCGGCGTACGGAAAAGACGGAGCCCTGCGGCATCCTTTCCTCACACATTTATTCCGACGGCACGCAGTCGGATCTGTTGATCGTGCCCGGCGGCATCGGCAAAACCTCGTTCACTTACGAAGCCATCGACAATAAAATGTACTGCCTCAAGATGTCCGGCCAGTCCACGTTCAAAGTCGCGGTCAAGCGCATGACGGAAGTGTCGAAGGAAGCGCTGGCGCACAACGGGCTGACTCAATCCGACATCGATCTGGTGGTGCCGCATCAGGCGAACCAGCGCATCATCGAAGCGGTGGCGGAAAAACTGGGGGTTCCCATGGAGCAGGTATTCGTCAATATTCACAAATACGGCAACACCGGGTCGGCATCCATTGCCATCGCCATCCATGAAGCACGGGAGGAGGGACGCACCCCGCCGGGATCGGTCACGCTGTTGACCGTCATGGGTGCGGGACTGACCTGGGGATCGGTGGTGGTCAAATGGTAAAAACCGCATTTCTGTTTCCAGGGCAGGGGTCCCAGTTTGTGGGCATGGGACAGAACTTTTTTGAAGCCGATCCCGGCTGCCGCGCCCTGTTCGAAGAAGCCAATGACATCCTCGGTGACAATCTCACCGAACTGTGTTTTCAGGGTCCCGAAGAAAAGCTGAAACTCACTGAAAACACTCAACCTGCGCTTTTGACACACAGTATAATAGCCTTGAAACGGCTGCGCGATCATGGTATAGAATCCGTACTGACAGCGGGCCACAGCTTGGGGGAATTCTCAGCCTTGGTCTGCGCAGGCTCCCTCCGGTTCGGAGATGCGGTTCATCTTGTCCGGCAACGTGGGCGCTTCATGCAGGAAGCGGTGCCCGTCGGTGTCGGCGCCATGGCGGCCATCATCGGATTGTCCGCAGAGCAGGTCCAGCAACTTTGCCGCAATGCTTCTTCCGAGGAATCAATCGTTCAACCCGCAAACCTCAACAGTCCGGAGCAGATCGTCATAGCCGGTCACAAAGCATCGGTGGAAGCGGTTTCAGAACAGGCCCGGGATCAAGGTGCCAAAAAGGTGGTGATCCTTCCGGTCAGTGCGCCCTTTCACTGCCAATTGATGGAACCTGCGGCAGTGCGGTTGCAAGCGGAGATGGAAAAAATCGATTTCAAGGAACTCGACATTCCCGTCGTGACCAACGCCGATGCCCGGCTCAACACTTCGGGCGGGCAGGCGCGTGAATCGCTGGTGCGGCAGGTGTGTTCCCCGGTGCGCTGGACGGAAACCATGCAGGTCATTGTGGACCAGGGGATCGAAGCCATCGTTGAAGTGGGGTCGGGGAAAGTGCTTTCCGGTCTGATGAAGCGTTTCAACAAGGACATCCGTTGTTACCAGGTCGGCGATGAAGAGTCGCTGGCTAAAACCGTGGCCGAATTGAAATAATCTGTCGAACCGAATTGGATAGGGATATGGAACTCAAAGATAAAGTGGCTCTCGTTACCGGCGGCGCGCGCGGCATCGGTCAGGTGTTGGGGGAGACGCTCGCTAAAATGGGCGCACATGTGATCCTGGCGGACGTCAATCAGGACGGCGCGGAACAATCGGCCGAAGCCATCTGCAAACAAGGCGGCTCCGCTTCGGCGGTGAAGCTGAATGTTGCCGATGGGGATGAAGTCCAAAAAGTTTTTGACTCTATCTCCAAAGAATTTAAACTGTTGGATATTCTGGTCAACAACGCGGGCATCACGCGCGATGGCCTGTTGATGCGCATGAAAGAGGAAGATTGGGATCTGGTTCTTTCCATCAACCTCAAAGGTTCCTTCCTGTGCAGCCAGCATGCAGTCAAACACATGATGAAACAGAAAGACGGAGCGATCGTCAATATCGCTTCCATTGTCGGGGTGATGGGCAACATGGGGCAGGCCAATTACTCCGCCTCGAAAGCGGGCCTGATTGGATTGACCAAGACCACCGCCCGCGAAGTCGCGAGCCGGGGCATCCGGGTCAATGCCGTAGCGCCCGGATTCATCGATACCGACATGACGCGGCAGTTGAAAGATGACGTTCGCAGCCAATTGATCGGGCAGATTCCCATGGCACGTCTCGGGCAGGCACAGGACGTGGCAGACAGTGTTGCTTTTCTTGTATCCGACCGGGCCCGTTACATAACCGGCCAGGTTATCAATGTTAATGGTGGGATGTTAATGTAACATCTTTGAGGAGTTTCAAAACATGTCAGTAGAACAAAAAGTAAAAGAAATCATTGTTGAACAGCTGAATGTGGATGAAAACCAGGTGAACGGTCCGGCATCTTTCATCGATGACCTCGGAGCGGATTCTCTGGATACGGTGGAACTGGTCATGGCGTTCGAAGAAGCCTTTGACATCGAGATCCCGGACGAAGAGGCCGAGAAAATCGCCACCGTTCAAAACGCCATCGATTACATCAACAACCATACCAACTGAACCTCGTTCTTACTATGTCCCGTCGTGTTGTCATAACAGGTCTTGGCATGTTGTCTCCCTTGGGTATCGGTGTCGATGCCAACTGGGAAGGCGTGTGTCAGGGAAAATCAGGCATCGGTCACATCACTCGATTTTGCGCGGATGACTTTCCGGTCAAAATAGCCGGGGAGGTTAAAAACTTTGACCCCGCCGACTACATCGAGCCGAAAGAGATCAAGAAAATGGATACCTTCATCCATTACGCGATCGCCTGTTGCCGGTTCGCATTGAAAGACGCCGGCTTTGAAATCACCGATGCCAATGCGGAACGAGTAGGCGTTCTGGTCGGTGTGGGCCTCGGCGGACTGCCTGCCATCGAACGCATTCACGAGGTGTATCAGAACAAGGGCGTCCGCAAAATCACGCCTTTCTTCATCCCGATGCTGATCCCCAACATGGCGTCGGGGCAGATCTCGATCCTGTTCGGCGCCAAAGGCCCCAACACCTGTGTGGTGACGGCCTGTGCCAGCGGCACGCATGCCATCGGCGACGCCTACAAGATGATCCGCGACGGCGTCACCGACACCATGATCGCAGGCGGAACGGAATCGGTTGTCACGCCCCTGGCCATCGGCGGCTTCGCCGCAGCCAAAGCCCTGTCCACACGCAATGACGATCCGCAGG of Nitrospina watsonii contains these proteins:
- the plsX gene encoding phosphate acyltransferase PlsX; translation: MKIVVDAMGGDFAPEAVVEGAVLATREFGFPVILVGIEDAIQKELDKYEDAKDLPIEVRHASEVVEMHESPGKVLRSKRDSSMKVGLDLVKSGEGEAFISAGNTGAVLAYSTIILRPLKGVDRPAIAIQLPTQKGFAILLDAGANVDCKSNQLFQFGIMGHVYAKYILGMEEPGVGLLSIGEEDGKGNEVTKETFRWLSKSHIRFIGNVEAKEVYRGNADVIVCDGFTGNVALKISESLAEMIGKNLKTLFTSGIVPKIGYLMLKGRLREFKKSVDYSEKGGAPLLGVNGVVIIAHGSSSAKAIKNAILRAHEFVEKKVNQHIREDIEYNLDSKGSFWQHIKEIVAGHDENGGVPHKAEPSPVEDDIDTDTEEIETTEDKKPTEEPEK
- a CDS encoding beta-ketoacyl-ACP synthase III — protein: MYLPENIVTNRDLEKTLDTTDEWIRARTGIAERRIARKDESASSMGIAASHMALQAAGLKAADLDMIIVCTSTPDVIYPATACFVQKELGAEKAAAYDISAVCSGFVFGLSIAEQYIKSGRYEHILIIGTEVNSRIMDWTDRTTCVLFGDGAGAAILRRTEKTEPCGILSSHIYSDGTQSDLLIVPGGIGKTSFTYEAIDNKMYCLKMSGQSTFKVAVKRMTEVSKEALAHNGLTQSDIDLVVPHQANQRIIEAVAEKLGVPMEQVFVNIHKYGNTGSASIAIAIHEAREEGRTPPGSVTLLTVMGAGLTWGSVVVKW
- the fabD gene encoding ACP S-malonyltransferase — protein: MVKTAFLFPGQGSQFVGMGQNFFEADPGCRALFEEANDILGDNLTELCFQGPEEKLKLTENTQPALLTHSIIALKRLRDHGIESVLTAGHSLGEFSALVCAGSLRFGDAVHLVRQRGRFMQEAVPVGVGAMAAIIGLSAEQVQQLCRNASSEESIVQPANLNSPEQIVIAGHKASVEAVSEQARDQGAKKVVILPVSAPFHCQLMEPAAVRLQAEMEKIDFKELDIPVVTNADARLNTSGGQARESLVRQVCSPVRWTETMQVIVDQGIEAIVEVGSGKVLSGLMKRFNKDIRCYQVGDEESLAKTVAELK
- the fabG gene encoding 3-oxoacyl-[acyl-carrier-protein] reductase produces the protein MELKDKVALVTGGARGIGQVLGETLAKMGAHVILADVNQDGAEQSAEAICKQGGSASAVKLNVADGDEVQKVFDSISKEFKLLDILVNNAGITRDGLLMRMKEEDWDLVLSINLKGSFLCSQHAVKHMMKQKDGAIVNIASIVGVMGNMGQANYSASKAGLIGLTKTTAREVASRGIRVNAVAPGFIDTDMTRQLKDDVRSQLIGQIPMARLGQAQDVADSVAFLVSDRARYITGQVINVNGGMLM
- the acpP gene encoding acyl carrier protein; this translates as MSVEQKVKEIIVEQLNVDENQVNGPASFIDDLGADSLDTVELVMAFEEAFDIEIPDEEAEKIATVQNAIDYINNHTN
- the fabF gene encoding beta-ketoacyl-ACP synthase II, with amino-acid sequence MSRRVVITGLGMLSPLGIGVDANWEGVCQGKSGIGHITRFCADDFPVKIAGEVKNFDPADYIEPKEIKKMDTFIHYAIACCRFALKDAGFEITDANAERVGVLVGVGLGGLPAIERIHEVYQNKGVRKITPFFIPMLIPNMASGQISILFGAKGPNTCVVTACASGTHAIGDAYKMIRDGVTDTMIAGGTESVVTPLAIGGFAAAKALSTRNDDPQAASRPFDMDRDGFVMGEGCGLMILEEMEQAKKRGARIYAEVAGYALNSDAYHITAPSQDGEGAAKCIGLALDDAKMNPDEIDYINAHGTSTGADITETMAIKSIFKDHARKLQISSTKSMTGHLLGAAGGVEAIFSVLAMHHGILPPTINYTTPDPACDLDYVPNEARPAKVRAALSNSFGFGGTNGVVIFKQMTDS